In Flexistipes sp., the following proteins share a genomic window:
- the pruA gene encoding L-glutamate gamma-semialdehyde dehydrogenase, whose amino-acid sequence MITYNNSKLKVPQPQNEPVFSYEPGSEEKTLLKAALKELKGQKIEIPLIIGGKEVKTGNMGKVVCPHDHQHVLAEYHKAGEKEVQMAIEASQEAWKEWQEYSWEDRVAIFLKAAELLSTKYRNIVNAATMLSVSKTAHQAEIDSACELIDFWRFNCYFVQQIYAEQPLINPKGIWNYTHTRPLEGFVFAVTPFNFTAIAGNLPTSPAIMGNVTIWKPASTALYAPYFLMKIFKEAGLPDGVINFVPGSGSTVGNVCFNDPRLAGVHFTGSTAVFQSMWKQVGTNIAKYNSYPRIVGETGGKDFIFAHKTADVRKLAIAMIRGAYEYQGQKCSAASRSYIPKSLWGEVREILETEIAKIKMGDVEDFSNFMNAVIDKNAFSDITGYIDYAKQSDDAEIIIGGNYDDSKGYFIEPTVILTTDPKFKTMEEEIFGPVMTVYVYDDDKYEETLDICDQTSPYALTGAVFATERGAIRTAMKKLEHASGNFYVNDKPTGSIVGQQPFGGARASGTNDKAGSYQNLIRWVSTRAVKENFNAPESFEYPFMGEE is encoded by the coding sequence ATGATAACGTACAATAATTCCAAACTTAAAGTGCCACAGCCTCAGAACGAACCTGTTTTTTCTTATGAACCCGGTTCAGAAGAAAAAACTCTATTGAAAGCTGCTTTGAAAGAACTTAAGGGACAGAAAATAGAGATTCCGCTGATTATCGGAGGTAAAGAGGTAAAAACAGGGAACATGGGTAAAGTAGTATGTCCGCATGATCATCAGCATGTGCTTGCAGAGTATCATAAGGCCGGCGAAAAAGAGGTTCAGATGGCTATTGAAGCTTCTCAGGAAGCGTGGAAAGAGTGGCAGGAATATTCATGGGAAGACAGGGTGGCGATATTTCTTAAAGCTGCTGAACTTTTATCCACGAAATACAGAAATATAGTCAATGCGGCTACAATGCTCTCCGTCAGCAAAACGGCACATCAGGCAGAAATTGATTCGGCCTGCGAATTGATAGATTTCTGGAGGTTTAACTGTTATTTTGTGCAGCAAATTTATGCGGAGCAGCCGCTAATCAACCCGAAAGGAATATGGAATTATACTCATACACGCCCCTTGGAAGGTTTTGTTTTTGCTGTTACACCGTTTAATTTTACTGCAATTGCAGGAAATCTTCCCACTTCTCCGGCTATTATGGGCAATGTGACTATATGGAAACCGGCATCCACCGCACTTTATGCTCCTTATTTTCTAATGAAAATTTTCAAGGAAGCAGGACTTCCGGACGGTGTAATTAATTTTGTTCCCGGTTCCGGATCCACTGTAGGTAATGTATGTTTCAATGATCCAAGACTTGCAGGTGTTCATTTTACCGGCAGTACCGCTGTATTTCAATCTATGTGGAAACAGGTGGGTACAAACATTGCAAAATATAACAGCTATCCAAGAATTGTCGGTGAGACAGGGGGTAAAGATTTTATTTTTGCCCACAAAACCGCTGATGTGAGAAAACTTGCGATTGCAATGATACGGGGTGCTTATGAGTACCAGGGGCAAAAGTGTTCTGCAGCATCAAGATCATACATACCCAAATCTTTGTGGGGTGAGGTGAGAGAAATTCTCGAAACGGAAATTGCCAAAATTAAAATGGGTGATGTGGAAGATTTTTCCAATTTCATGAATGCCGTAATAGATAAAAATGCTTTTAGCGATATTACCGGCTATATTGATTATGCAAAACAGTCGGACGATGCCGAGATTATAATCGGCGGTAATTATGATGACAGCAAGGGATATTTTATAGAGCCAACCGTTATACTTACCACCGATCCCAAATTCAAAACTATGGAAGAAGAGATTTTCGGCCCTGTTATGACAGTTTATGTTTATGATGATGATAAATATGAAGAGACCCTTGACATTTGCGATCAAACATCACCTTATGCCCTTACTGGTGCTGTATTTGCAACTGAAAGGGGAGCCATTAGGACAGCTATGAAAAAGCTGGAGCACGCGTCCGGCAATTTCTATGTAAACGACAAGCCGACAGGTTCCATAGTAGGACAACAGCCATTCGGCGGCGCCAGAGCTTCTGGTACAAATGATAAAGCGGGAAGCTATCAGAACCTTATCAGATGGGTTTCCACCAGAGCTGTTAAAGAAAATTTTAATGCTCCGGAATCTTTCGAATATCCATTTATGGGCGAAGAATAA
- a CDS encoding proline dehydrogenase family protein: protein MSALNFLISKTIMHVPGPVVSIFAKSYIAGQELSDAVRVTRDFNKQGIMSTIDLLGEFIKTKDQAKYFKERCIEILDTINKEKLDSNLSIKPTQMGLSLDEDFALENIREIVAYAASINNFVRVDMEDTPNTDKTLKLHAELKKEFGKSVGTVLQSYLRRTPSDIDNLDPKDLNIRLCKGIYNEPREDAYKDPYIVNQNFIHCLDKLFAKGAYVGIATHDEKLIFESLRLIEKYNLKREDYEFQMLLGVDAQLRKIIVDGGHRLRVYVPFGKDWLPYSKRRLKENPKIATHALRQMFGIHGHN from the coding sequence ATGTCTGCTCTGAATTTTTTGATTTCCAAAACTATTATGCATGTGCCCGGACCTGTGGTGAGTATTTTTGCGAAAAGTTATATTGCCGGCCAGGAGTTATCCGATGCAGTAAGAGTTACCAGAGATTTTAATAAACAGGGAATAATGAGTACCATTGACTTGCTTGGCGAATTTATAAAAACAAAAGATCAGGCAAAATATTTTAAAGAAAGATGCATAGAAATTCTCGATACGATTAATAAGGAAAAACTTGATTCTAATTTATCCATCAAACCTACACAGATGGGATTGAGTCTGGATGAGGATTTTGCATTGGAAAACATTAGAGAGATAGTTGCATATGCCGCCTCTATAAACAACTTTGTGCGTGTCGATATGGAAGATACGCCGAATACCGATAAAACGCTGAAACTTCATGCGGAATTAAAAAAAGAATTTGGCAAAAGCGTGGGTACTGTGTTGCAGTCTTATTTAAGGAGAACACCTTCAGATATTGATAATCTGGATCCCAAAGATTTGAATATAAGACTTTGCAAAGGTATTTATAATGAACCCAGGGAAGATGCTTATAAAGATCCATATATTGTAAATCAAAATTTTATACACTGTCTTGATAAATTGTTTGCAAAAGGGGCATATGTAGGTATTGCAACACATGATGAAAAGCTGATTTTTGAATCCCTCAGACTGATTGAAAAATATAATCTGAAAAGGGAAGATTATGAATTTCAGATGCTTCTCGGAGTGGATGCGCAGCTCAGAAAAATCATTGTTGATGGGGGACACAGGCTCAGAGTGTATGTGCCTTTTGGAAAAGACTGGCTCCCATATTCCAAAAGAAGATTGAAAGAAAATCCAAAAATTGCAACACACGCTTTGAGGCAGATGTTCGGAATACACGGCCATAATTAA
- a CDS encoding catalase, protein MKKNSKKFTTTDAGIPVSSDEFSLTVGSDGPILMQDHYLMEQMANFNREMIPDRQPHAKGSGAFGQFEVTKDISAYTKAAMFQPGTKTEVLARFSTVAGESGSPDTWRDVRGFALKFYTSEGNYDMVGNNTPVFFIRDPMKFQHFIHSQKRRADSGLRDNDMQWDFWTQSPESAHQVTILMSDRGIPKSYRHMNGYTSHTYMWINDRGERFWVKYHFKTDQGIECLTQEEGDRIAGEDADYHRRDLFNAIKEGDYPSWTLKVQIMPFEEAQNYRFNPFDLTKVWPHEDYPLHEVGRLTLNSNPSDFHTEIEQAAFEPSNLVPGIGASPDKMLQARLISYSDAHRARLGVNYKQIPVNRPKSSVNSYSKGGTMRIENASDPVYAPNTKGGPKADSENYPEETVWSASGNFIRSAYTLRKDDDDWGQAGTLVRKVMSEEERDRLVSNVIGHLSDGVSEPVLERALEYWRNIDKEIGDRIAKGIENG, encoded by the coding sequence ATGAAAAAAAATAGCAAAAAATTTACAACGACAGATGCCGGAATCCCTGTTTCCAGTGATGAGTTTTCACTGACGGTGGGTTCTGACGGCCCAATTCTGATGCAGGACCACTATTTGATGGAACAAATGGCTAATTTTAATAGGGAAATGATTCCGGACCGCCAGCCCCACGCCAAAGGTTCAGGTGCATTTGGTCAGTTTGAAGTAACTAAGGATATCAGTGCCTACACTAAAGCTGCCATGTTTCAGCCGGGAACAAAGACTGAAGTGCTTGCCCGTTTTTCAACAGTAGCCGGGGAAAGCGGCAGTCCCGATACATGGAGGGATGTCCGGGGTTTCGCTCTCAAATTTTACACCAGTGAGGGCAACTATGACATGGTGGGAAATAACACCCCTGTGTTTTTCATCCGCGATCCCATGAAATTTCAGCATTTTATCCATTCCCAGAAGCGCCGGGCGGACAGCGGATTGCGGGATAATGATATGCAGTGGGATTTCTGGACTCAATCTCCTGAATCTGCCCATCAGGTTACAATATTAATGAGTGACCGCGGTATTCCAAAAAGTTATAGACATATGAACGGGTACACAAGCCACACTTACATGTGGATAAATGACAGAGGAGAGCGTTTCTGGGTAAAATATCACTTTAAAACCGATCAGGGAATCGAATGTCTCACACAAGAGGAAGGTGATCGTATTGCAGGTGAAGATGCGGATTATCATAGGCGCGATCTATTCAATGCCATCAAGGAAGGGGACTATCCAAGCTGGACACTAAAAGTTCAAATTATGCCTTTTGAAGAAGCTCAAAACTACCGGTTCAATCCATTCGACCTTACAAAAGTATGGCCGCACGAAGACTATCCGTTGCATGAAGTCGGCCGGCTGACTCTTAACAGTAATCCAAGCGATTTTCACACAGAAATTGAACAAGCAGCATTCGAGCCAAGCAACCTCGTCCCGGGCATCGGGGCAAGTCCTGACAAAATGCTTCAGGCCCGTTTAATATCGTATTCGGATGCTCACAGGGCGCGATTAGGAGTAAACTACAAACAAATTCCTGTTAACAGACCAAAAAGTTCAGTAAACAGCTACAGCAAAGGCGGGACAATGCGGATTGAAAATGCGTCCGATCCTGTCTATGCACCCAATACAAAGGGAGGTCCTAAAGCCGATTCTGAAAACTATCCTGAGGAAACCGTCTGGAGTGCCAGCGGAAATTTCATACGTTCTGCTTATACATTGCGTAAAGATGACGATGATTGGGGACAGGCAGGTACATTGGTACGCAAGGTTATGAGTGAAGAAGAACGTGACAGACTTGTGTCCAATGTTATTGGTCATCTTTCAGATGGTGTTTCCGAACCTGTTCTTGAACGTGCGCTTGAATACTGGCGCAACATAGACAAAGAAATAGGTGACCGCATTGCCAAAGGGATAGAAAATGGTTAA
- a CDS encoding Fur family transcriptional regulator: MENQMSALLKNYGLKATPQRTVILKEITEAGHINVENLYEKVKEKLPTTSLATIYKNVHSLVESNLLTELFIEGRKTMYEIDKGYHVHLICSKCGRVNDFFMGSEDLIEFFSAYIDNKITLVTANIYYICNNCLQS; this comes from the coding sequence ATGGAAAATCAAATGAGTGCTTTATTAAAAAATTACGGACTAAAGGCGACTCCTCAAAGAACAGTTATTCTGAAGGAGATAACTGAAGCAGGGCATATTAATGTCGAAAATTTATATGAAAAAGTAAAAGAGAAACTTCCAACGACTTCTCTTGCCACTATTTACAAAAATGTTCACAGCTTGGTCGAATCAAATCTGCTTACAGAGCTTTTTATAGAAGGCAGAAAAACTATGTACGAAATTGACAAAGGCTATCATGTACATTTGATATGCAGTAAGTGCGGAAGAGTAAACGACTTCTTTATGGGCTCAGAGGATTTGATCGAATTTTTTTCCGCATATATTGATAATAAAATTACATTAGTCACAGCTAATATTTATTATATTTGCAATAACTGTCTTCAATCATAA
- the metF gene encoding methylenetetrahydrofolate reductase [NAD(P)H], with protein sequence MKISDILSRKERLLSFEFFPPKKVENEHILFESIERLKGWNPDFVSVTYGAGGSTRDKTLDWTKKIKDDYLLNVMMHLTCIASTREGVINILKELKKNGIDNIFALRGDIPEELDNIEEAFKDFRYASDLVRLIKEVDDSFSIGVAGYPEGHIECPNIGEDIENLKKKIDQGADFIITQLFFDNRYFYDYLDMLEKYRITLPVIAGIMPIINIKQVIKFTDMCGATVPEYLKNKMMDRSPEEMLNIGVDFATKQCRDLLENNVKGLHFYTLNRSRATINVLKNLNLD encoded by the coding sequence ATGAAAATTAGTGACATTTTATCCAGAAAAGAGAGGTTGTTATCTTTTGAATTTTTTCCGCCTAAAAAGGTTGAGAATGAGCATATACTTTTTGAATCTATAGAAAGGCTAAAAGGGTGGAATCCGGATTTTGTGTCGGTAACTTACGGAGCAGGCGGAAGTACACGGGATAAGACTCTCGACTGGACAAAGAAAATTAAAGATGACTACCTTCTCAATGTCATGATGCATCTGACATGTATAGCTTCAACCCGTGAAGGAGTGATAAATATCCTTAAAGAACTGAAAAAAAATGGTATTGACAATATTTTTGCCTTACGCGGCGATATCCCGGAGGAACTTGATAATATAGAAGAGGCATTTAAGGATTTCAGGTATGCATCTGATCTTGTAAGGCTCATCAAAGAAGTTGATGACAGTTTTTCAATTGGAGTTGCCGGCTATCCTGAAGGTCATATAGAATGCCCCAACATTGGTGAAGACATAGAAAACCTTAAAAAGAAGATTGACCAAGGTGCTGATTTTATTATCACACAGCTGTTTTTTGACAACAGATATTTTTACGATTATTTGGATATGCTGGAAAAATATCGTATAACGCTGCCTGTAATAGCCGGAATTATGCCGATTATCAATATAAAACAGGTTATAAAATTCACAGACATGTGCGGGGCAACGGTTCCGGAATATCTTAAAAATAAGATGATGGACAGGTCTCCGGAGGAGATGCTCAATATAGGTGTTGATTTTGCCACTAAGCAGTGCAGAGATCTCTTAGAAAACAATGTTAAAGGGCTGCATTTTTATACTCTCAACAGATCCAGGGCCACAATTAATGTCCTGAAGAATTTGAATCTGGACTGA
- the mqnB gene encoding futalosine hydrolase encodes MKKSVVFVPTLKEAEKIFENVSFITNDHSLYLAELKNIDVIITGIGKSNAAFSSCISLVNSSYYTVYLLGICGAYRNSGLKPGDIVSITKDYFADEGLMNSDDEYKLLSEMGFTINDGRNYSEFNCAEGLKKVTGNTVSFLSGTDKTAGLYQSKTKASVENMEGASLGMVCERLNISARQVRAVSNFCGDRKKQEWDIKKAFNVLRKFAEDYIL; translated from the coding sequence ATGAAAAAAAGTGTTGTTTTTGTACCCACACTTAAAGAAGCGGAAAAGATTTTTGAAAATGTTTCATTTATAACAAATGATCACAGTCTGTATCTTGCAGAACTGAAAAATATTGACGTCATAATAACGGGTATCGGAAAGTCAAACGCTGCTTTCTCTTCCTGTATTTCATTGGTAAATTCAAGTTATTACACTGTTTATCTTCTCGGCATTTGCGGAGCTTACCGAAATTCCGGTCTTAAACCGGGAGATATTGTGAGCATCACAAAGGATTATTTTGCTGATGAGGGGCTGATGAATTCAGATGATGAGTATAAGCTATTATCAGAAATGGGCTTTACCATAAATGACGGGCGAAATTATTCTGAGTTTAACTGTGCGGAAGGCTTGAAGAAAGTTACCGGGAATACCGTTTCCTTTCTTAGCGGTACAGATAAAACGGCCGGCTTATACCAATCCAAAACGAAAGCATCGGTTGAAAACATGGAAGGGGCTTCGTTGGGTATGGTGTGTGAAAGACTGAACATATCAGCTCGGCAGGTGAGGGCAGTATCAAATTTTTGCGGTGATAGAAAGAAACAGGAATGGGATATTAAAAAAGCGTTTAATGTACTGAGAAAATTTGCCGAGGATTATATTTTGTGA
- a CDS encoding acetyl-CoA hydrolase/transferase C-terminal domain-containing protein, which yields MSELEKRVRKKKLLDRVMKAEDTIKFFENGMDLGWSGFTPVGYPKKVPIALANYVEENNLQGKLRFNLFIGASVGAETEDRWASLDMIDRRWPYNTGKNIQKGINSGRIRFGSKHLSMFAQDLKYGFYTKDKGGKLDIGIIEASGITEDGGIILAGSVGTAPEIVDIADKLIIEVNTKMPSFEGMHDVLITDMPPHRKPYLITNVADRIGTTYIPCDHDKIVAIVESDLLDNGRELTEPDDLSNTIAGHIMDFFKNEVKVGRLPENLFPLQSGVGNIANAIVGGFVHGDFQNLNVYTEVLQDTMLDLFDSGKLDFASATSLSLSPKGFKRFFDKFDEYKERIVLRPQQISNNPEVIRRLGCIGMNTPVEFDIYAHANSENVLGTRMINGLGGSGDFERNAYLSIMHAPSCRPSKNDEFGITTVLPKVTHVDHTEHDIDILVTEQGLADLRGLAPKERAKEVIEKCAHPAYKDYLNDYLERATKKGIEKGMGHEPHLLDEVYKMQLNFIENGTMRFWEK from the coding sequence ATGTCAGAATTAGAAAAACGCGTTCGTAAAAAGAAACTGCTGGACAGAGTAATGAAGGCGGAAGATACTATTAAGTTTTTTGAAAACGGAATGGATCTCGGATGGTCCGGTTTTACGCCTGTGGGTTATCCCAAAAAAGTACCGATAGCTTTGGCTAATTATGTAGAAGAAAATAATTTACAGGGTAAATTAAGGTTTAATCTTTTTATCGGCGCTTCAGTCGGCGCTGAAACAGAAGACAGATGGGCATCTCTGGACATGATAGACAGACGCTGGCCTTACAACACCGGTAAAAATATTCAGAAAGGCATTAACAGCGGCAGAATCAGATTCGGTTCAAAGCATTTATCAATGTTTGCTCAGGATCTCAAATACGGATTCTATACTAAGGATAAAGGCGGCAAGCTGGATATAGGTATAATCGAGGCTTCCGGAATCACTGAAGACGGCGGAATCATTCTTGCAGGATCTGTTGGTACTGCTCCGGAAATTGTTGACATAGCAGACAAGCTGATTATTGAAGTTAACACAAAGATGCCTTCTTTTGAGGGTATGCACGATGTACTGATTACAGATATGCCTCCCCACAGAAAACCCTATCTGATAACAAATGTTGCGGACAGAATCGGTACTACTTATATTCCTTGTGACCATGATAAAATAGTTGCCATTGTGGAATCAGATTTGCTTGATAATGGCCGTGAGCTCACAGAGCCGGATGACTTATCCAATACTATTGCCGGTCATATTATGGACTTCTTTAAAAACGAAGTGAAAGTTGGAAGATTGCCTGAAAATCTGTTCCCATTGCAGTCAGGCGTTGGAAATATAGCCAATGCAATCGTGGGTGGATTTGTACACGGTGATTTTCAAAACCTTAACGTTTACACAGAGGTTTTACAGGATACAATGCTGGATCTTTTTGACAGCGGCAAACTGGATTTCGCCAGTGCCACATCATTAAGTCTCTCACCGAAAGGTTTCAAGAGATTCTTTGACAAGTTTGATGAATACAAAGAAAGAATTGTTCTCAGACCCCAGCAGATATCAAACAACCCTGAAGTTATCAGAAGGCTTGGCTGTATAGGTATGAATACACCTGTTGAGTTTGATATTTATGCTCATGCAAACTCTGAAAACGTTCTGGGTACACGTATGATTAACGGCCTCGGCGGTTCAGGTGATTTTGAAAGAAATGCATACCTTTCCATCATGCATGCTCCTTCCTGCAGACCTTCTAAAAACGATGAGTTCGGCATTACAACTGTGTTACCCAAAGTAACACATGTCGACCACACAGAACATGATATTGATATTCTGGTAACAGAGCAGGGACTTGCAGACTTAAGAGGTCTTGCACCCAAAGAAAGAGCCAAAGAAGTAATTGAAAAATGTGCACATCCTGCTTACAAGGATTACCTTAACGATTATCTTGAAAGAGCTACCAAAAAAGGAATTGAAAAGGGGATGGGACACGAGCCGCATCTTTTGGATGAAGTTTACAAAATGCAGCTTAATTTCATCGAAAACGGAACAATGAGATTCTGGGAAAAATAA
- a CDS encoding nitrilase-related carbon-nitrogen hydrolase → MKISCIQKDVYLGNISKNLDTFLPEIESASGDNCDVILLPEMWATGFDYNNLQSHSKNTPDILNKLSSIAGGNSVIISSLPENKEGEIYNTLYAVDSSGVKAVYRKNFLFSPLKEDQYFSKGCHMTVFEHNSVKLSLHTCYEIRFPELFRMAAFEGSQLMLVPAIWPAEKQNHWKTMLKARAIENQCFVAGCNAGNAHTSKKVINCGVSLICDPWGTILAEGSESREEVVQCNVDIAKCSEIREKIPSFNDAKNVFEIKRKSKIRTQ, encoded by the coding sequence ATGAAAATATCCTGCATACAAAAAGATGTATATTTAGGAAATATTTCCAAAAATCTGGATACTTTCTTGCCGGAGATAGAATCTGCATCCGGAGACAATTGTGATGTAATATTACTCCCTGAGATGTGGGCTACCGGTTTTGATTATAATAATTTGCAATCCCATTCTAAAAACACACCTGATATCCTGAACAAATTATCAAGCATTGCAGGTGGAAATTCTGTTATAATTTCATCACTGCCTGAAAACAAAGAAGGTGAAATATATAATACACTTTATGCTGTGGATTCCTCTGGTGTTAAAGCTGTTTACAGAAAAAATTTCCTTTTCTCTCCTTTAAAAGAAGATCAATATTTCAGCAAAGGATGCCACATGACAGTCTTTGAACATAACAGCGTAAAACTGTCTCTTCACACATGCTATGAAATAAGATTTCCTGAGCTTTTCCGAATGGCTGCCTTTGAAGGATCCCAGCTGATGCTCGTTCCCGCAATATGGCCTGCAGAAAAACAAAATCACTGGAAGACAATGCTCAAAGCCAGGGCAATTGAAAATCAGTGTTTTGTGGCAGGATGTAATGCCGGCAATGCCCATACCAGCAAAAAAGTCATCAACTGCGGAGTATCGCTTATCTGTGATCCCTGGGGGACAATACTTGCCGAAGGCTCCGAATCCAGAGAAGAAGTTGTTCAATGTAATGTGGATATTGCCAAATGCAGCGAAATTAGGGAGAAAATTCCCAGTTTTAACGACGCAAAGAATGTGTTTGAAATAAAAAGAAAGTCCAAAATAAGGACTCAATAA
- a CDS encoding GDP-mannose 4,6-dehydratase, giving the protein MNILLTGAAGFIGAHTAKKLLESGHNVIGVDNLNDYYDVNLKLHRLSNINHPGFKFHKLDISNFEALSLLFDLYKFDSVINLAARAGVRYSIENPFVYFDTNTNGTLNLLEMCRRKVIRKFVLASTSSLYAGQKMPFTEDKPVNTPISPYAASKKGAEVTCYSYHNLFDIDVSVVRYFTVYGPAGRPDMSIFRFIKQIYLEQPITIYGDGSQSRDFTYVDDIAEGTVKALKNVGYEIFNLGNNNPYELMNVVKMIEKKLGKKAEIEYKPFHKADMTATWADIQKADNILGWKPEHTPEQGIDKTIEWFLDNIEFTKNIELRD; this is encoded by the coding sequence ATGAACATCTTACTTACCGGCGCGGCAGGATTTATAGGTGCCCACACAGCAAAAAAACTGCTTGAAAGCGGACACAATGTAATTGGGGTTGATAACCTTAATGACTATTACGATGTTAACCTGAAACTTCACAGACTCAGCAACATTAACCATCCCGGATTTAAGTTCCACAAACTTGATATCTCCAATTTTGAAGCCTTATCTCTCCTGTTTGACCTGTATAAATTTGACTCAGTAATCAACCTGGCAGCCAGAGCGGGAGTCAGATACAGCATTGAAAACCCGTTTGTTTATTTTGATACCAACACAAACGGCACATTAAATTTATTGGAAATGTGCAGAAGAAAGGTCATAAGGAAATTTGTTTTGGCTTCCACATCAAGTCTATATGCCGGGCAAAAAATGCCTTTTACCGAAGACAAACCTGTAAATACACCTATATCCCCTTACGCAGCATCCAAAAAAGGTGCAGAGGTTACCTGTTATTCATATCACAACCTTTTTGATATTGACGTATCAGTAGTAAGATATTTTACCGTTTACGGTCCTGCCGGAAGGCCGGATATGAGTATATTCCGTTTTATAAAGCAGATTTATTTAGAGCAGCCGATAACCATTTACGGTGACGGAAGTCAATCCAGAGATTTTACCTACGTTGATGATATAGCAGAAGGTACTGTAAAAGCTTTAAAAAATGTAGGTTATGAAATATTTAATCTGGGTAACAATAACCCTTACGAACTGATGAATGTGGTTAAGATGATTGAAAAAAAGTTGGGCAAAAAAGCAGAAATAGAATACAAACCTTTTCATAAAGCTGATATGACCGCAACCTGGGCTGACATACAAAAAGCCGATAATATCCTGGGGTGGAAACCTGAGCACACCCCGGAACAGGGAATTGACAAAACTATCGAATGGTTTCTGGATAATATAGAATTTACGAAAAACATAGAACTCAGAGACTGA
- the cysS gene encoding cysteine--tRNA ligase produces the protein MLKIYNTLNARKEIFEPINDNNVNMYVCGVTVYDKCHVGHARSAVVFDTARRYMQYKGYNVNFVKNFTDIDDKIIKKSKETGISWKEITEKYIREHDYDMNKLNVMKPDYEPKATEYIDDMIELCSELIKKGNAYEIDGDVYFRVKSFQEYGKLSNRDIEELKAGTRIEVRDNKEDPLDFALWKKSKEGEPGWESPWGKGRPGWHIECSVMSSKILGLPFDIHGGGKDLIFPHHENEIAQSEASCGCQFAKYWMHNGFVNINKEKMSKSLGNFFTIRDIIKEFEPESLRYFLLTTHYRSPLDFSEDKLIEAESALDRIYTLIDTMETYKAGKKGKNLIDEVSSIKSNFEKDFTEAMDDDFNTAAALSVIFEYIRKMNVLLENKPDKESFESLKNQFNDILEIVRSTLGIAAKTPEDWFRANLSIPENELFEKINQRNEYRKNKEFDKADKIRDELEEKGVELLDTPEGTKYRARRVH, from the coding sequence ATGTTGAAGATTTATAACACGCTGAATGCACGCAAGGAAATTTTTGAACCGATAAATGATAATAATGTAAATATGTATGTATGCGGAGTGACTGTTTACGATAAATGCCATGTGGGTCATGCCAGAAGTGCTGTTGTTTTTGATACTGCCCGCAGGTACATGCAGTACAAAGGCTACAATGTAAATTTCGTAAAGAATTTCACCGACATAGACGATAAAATAATCAAGAAAAGTAAAGAAACAGGTATTAGCTGGAAAGAAATTACAGAAAAGTATATCAGAGAACATGATTACGATATGAACAAATTAAATGTAATGAAACCTGATTATGAACCTAAAGCAACAGAGTACATAGATGATATGATTGAACTTTGCTCTGAGCTCATTAAAAAGGGAAATGCCTACGAAATTGACGGAGACGTTTATTTCCGGGTAAAAAGTTTTCAGGAATACGGCAAATTATCCAACAGGGATATTGAAGAATTGAAAGCCGGCACCAGGATTGAAGTAAGAGATAACAAAGAAGATCCTCTGGATTTTGCCTTATGGAAAAAAAGCAAGGAAGGTGAACCCGGCTGGGAGAGTCCCTGGGGAAAGGGGAGACCGGGGTGGCATATAGAATGCAGTGTTATGAGCTCAAAAATATTAGGTCTGCCATTTGATATTCACGGAGGAGGAAAGGATCTTATCTTTCCTCATCACGAAAACGAAATAGCCCAATCAGAGGCATCATGCGGTTGTCAATTTGCCAAATACTGGATGCACAACGGTTTTGTGAATATTAACAAAGAAAAAATGTCAAAATCATTGGGCAACTTTTTCACCATAAGAGATATAATCAAAGAATTTGAGCCCGAAAGTTTAAGATATTTTCTCCTTACTACCCACTACCGGAGTCCGCTGGATTTTTCCGAAGATAAACTTATAGAAGCCGAAAGCGCCTTAGACAGGATATATACACTCATCGACACGATGGAAACTTATAAGGCGGGCAAAAAAGGGAAAAATCTGATAGATGAAGTAAGCAGTATTAAAAGTAATTTTGAAAAAGATTTCACCGAAGCGATGGATGATGATTTTAATACAGCAGCTGCACTTTCAGTAATTTTCGAGTATATACGTAAAATGAATGTCTTACTGGAAAACAAACCGGATAAAGAGTCTTTTGAAAGTTTAAAAAATCAGTTTAATGATATTTTGGAAATAGTGCGCTCAACACTGGGTATAGCGGCAAAAACTCCGGAAGATTGGTTTAGAGCAAACCTGAGTATCCCGGAAAATGAGTTGTTTGAAAAAATAAATCAGAGAAATGAATACAGAAAAAACAAAGAATTTGACAAAGCGGACAAAATCAGAGACGAACTTGAAGAAAAAGGAGTTGAGCTCCTTGACACCCCGGAAGGAACGAAATACAGGGCACGGAGAGTACACTGA